From the genome of Hoeflea algicola:
ATGTAAATCATCACGGCTGTGACCGCGAGCGCGGCCACCACGAGGACCCCTGCTGCCAAAGTGGTCAAAATCGTGCGCTTTGCGTGCAATAGGCCCGTCATTGGCCAGCCTCCCGCTTATCCCGGTCCGCAGCCCGCTGGCGCAAGGATTCCACCAGCGGCAGGATGGTCTTGGCGAGCACCTCTTCGTTCACCGGCCCGATATGCTTGTAGGCGATGAGCCCGTCCGCATCGACCACAAAGGTCTCGGGCACGCCATAGACGCCCCAATCGATTGCCACGTGCCCACTGATGTCGGCACCGGTGCGCGTGTAGGGGTCGCCGAGGCTGTCCAGCCATTGCGCCGCATCGTCCGGCTGATCCTTATAGTTCAGGCCGTGCAGCGGCACGGTGCCTTGCGCCGCCAGCTTCATGAACAAGGAATGCTCCTCCCGGCAGGCAACACACCAGGAAGCAAAGACATTGACCAGCGACACCTCTCCCTTGAGATCACCACTCGACAGCCCGAGCAATCGTCCCTGAACCGGCGGCAGATCAAAGTCTGGCACCACCTTGCCGATGAGCGTGGACGGGAGATTGCCAGGGTCTTGGGTCAGGCCCCAGGCCAGAACGATGGCAAGCGCCGCCGCGACGGTAAGCGGCAGGAAGGCCAGGACCCTTCGTCCCGTTTCGGCGGACGTCCGTTCCCTTTCCATGCTCATGACCCGCCACCGTCTTTGCCCGTCACTCGAGCCTGTGATTCCCGCTGGCGCTCGGGCCAGGTACTCTTGATGAATGCGAGTACGGCAGCGATCTCCTCGTCGCTCAGGATGTCCTTGAAGGCGGGCATATCGCTCTCATAGCCTGCAACGACACCGTCGACGCCGAGCTTGGTGATGTCGAACAGGTCTTGGTCCGAGTGGTGCCAGGTATGGCCGCTCTCGTCATGGGGCGGCGCCGGCATGCGGCCGTTACTCAGCCTGCGCCTCCAGTCCGGCTGACCCTGGAGGTTGGCGCCATGGCAGGAGGCGCAATTTTGCGCATAGACTTGCCTTCCGAGGGTGATTTGCTCGTCCGTCACGGATTGACCCAGCACGGTCAGGTCTTCGGCTCGCGTAATGGTGCTTTGCGATTGCCCATGAGCGGCGATAGCTGCCAGGCCCGAAAAAACGACAGCGCAAATGAGGATCATCATCCGCCTCATTGCCGCCCCCGCAGAAATTTCACCAACGCGAAAATGCCGAGGACCAGAACAGCCAGGATCAGAAGGCTGAACAGACCACCTCCGAACATCATAAAGCCCATCATGGAGCCATCCATCATACCGTTCATGCCATCACTCATCGGAGTAAACGGCGACGCCG
Proteins encoded in this window:
- a CDS encoding DsbE family thiol:disulfide interchange protein is translated as MSMERERTSAETGRRVLAFLPLTVAAALAIVLAWGLTQDPGNLPSTLIGKVVPDFDLPPVQGRLLGLSSGDLKGEVSLVNVFASWCVACREEHSLFMKLAAQGTVPLHGLNYKDQPDDAAQWLDSLGDPYTRTGADISGHVAIDWGVYGVPETFVVDADGLIAYKHIGPVNEEVLAKTILPLVESLRQRAADRDKREAGQ
- a CDS encoding c-type cytochrome, with the protein product MMILICAVVFSGLAAIAAHGQSQSTITRAEDLTVLGQSVTDEQITLGRQVYAQNCASCHGANLQGQPDWRRRLSNGRMPAPPHDESGHTWHHSDQDLFDITKLGVDGVVAGYESDMPAFKDILSDEEIAAVLAFIKSTWPERQRESQARVTGKDGGGS